In a single window of the Magnolia sinica isolate HGM2019 chromosome 7, MsV1, whole genome shotgun sequence genome:
- the LOC131251534 gene encoding putative disease resistance protein RGA3 → MADGLVPSVPSYLNSAIQSELGKVLSCHRELQDLSRAFKAIQALLRDAEKRQKKEEALSDWLEEIKDVAYDVEDLLDEWKTESLRYENEGSRIPPLAKRVCNSVLRILNVDETVDELGFHVKLSMEMGRRLKNIRERLNAICSEKSNFHLEESIDSRMEMMERKTSSLVDETVIIGRTPDKERIIPWLLSDSSHVSNEIPVISIIGLGGLGKTALAQLIYNDERVTRHFQKRMWVHVSDDFNESRICKAIIESVEGRPAPSFSEWEMVQNHLWNVLKGQQFLLVLDDIWNENQEKWDKLRIPLKGRVSGSRILITTRNEAVLKTMGATKWHQLAPLLESDSWSLFSNIAFWEIKTEECAAFKEIGKEIARKCDRIPLIIKRIANALRFLRTRREWQLLLESETWDFPNVTRGVVLDLQLSYENMPPYLKRCFAFCSIFPKDHVIERDTLIKLWMAQGFLPEESAVMECIGDGYFYDLLGRSLFDAPITDCFGNVMHCKMMDIVHDFFQTVMRECYTVNVKFSNSIPLHVRHVSLKCSDDLSAIPVNLCKAKNLRTLLFIGWSRITVLADDFFENFRCLRALDLSGTKCSWLPMSLEDLKLLRYLNLSTTRITRLPEFICRLYLLQTLKLNGCGQLSEFPKEMWKLAMLRHLEIEGTLLMHTSPHWIGRLTSLRTLSKFIVGERMECRIGELKNLNLLQGELAIYHLERVLNEDEAKEAELMNKKYLCLLELYDGNCQRVLQDDVAKRIEGVFEGLRPGTNLEELKISGYMGFKFPGWIEDASFSNLINITLRDCHGCIKLPALGTLPSLKYLTIEGMDRVKFIGLEFYGNNDSGGVTSAAAAFPKLETLVLEGMYNLMEWVGREDGGMPSLLELRIANCPRLMKVPSFLHGKLWRVDLESPRMYWASCVSESVECFAVKKIRDISVFIHLPFPHNLKYLVIGGSGIHGFPNGIQKLCGLQMLHIRHCHGLTHLPKELRDLRNLRQLKIVDCRYLEKWCEKYAENDQQQAMSHIPNIWIGNREIKRDGREVAGQASGGTTYGAQGIRL, encoded by the exons ATGGCCGATGGACTTGTTCCATCGGTTCCTAGTTACTTGAATTCCGCCATCCAATCCGAGCTGGGAAAAGTGTTATCCTGTCACCGAGAGCTACAAGACCTTTCCAGAGCATTCAAAGCAATCCAAGCCCTTCTTCGTGATGCTGAGAAGAGACAGAAAAAGGAAGAAGCTCTGAGTGACTGGCTAGAGGAGATCAAAGATGTGGCCTACGACGTTGAGGACTTGCTGGACGAGTGGAAAACGGAATCCCTCAGATATGAAAACGAAGGGAGCAGAATCCCACCTCTTGCAAAGCGGGTATGCAACTCCGTCTTACGTATTCTTAATGTTGATGAAACAGTTGATGAACTAGGCTTTCATGTAAAATTGAGCATGGAGATGGGTCGTAGATTAAAAAATATCAGAGAAAGGCTCAATGCGATATGTAGTGAGAAGTCTAATTTCCATTTGGAGGAAAGCATAGATAGCAGGATGGAGATGATGGAGAGGAAAACTAGTTCGTTGGTCGATGAAACGGTGATTATTGGTAGGACTCCAGATAAAGAAAGGATCATACCTTGGTTGCTAAGTGACAGTAGTCATGTCAGTAACGAGATTCCCGTCATTTCTATAATTGGTTTAGGGGGATTAGGAAAGACTGCTCTTGCTCAATTAATATACAATGATGAGCGAGTTACTCGACACTTCCAGAAAAGAATGTGGGTTCATGTTTCGGATGATTTTAATGAGAGTAGAATTTGTAAAGCAATCATTGAATCGGTAGAGGGTCGACCTGCCCCTAGTTTCTCCGAATGGGAAATGGTACAAAATCATCTATGGAATGTCTTGAAAGGGCAGCAATTTTTACTTGTACTTGATGATATCTGGAATGAAAATCAAGAAAAGTGGGATAAATTGAGGATTCCTCTGAAAGGTAGAGTAAGTGGAAGTAGAATTTTGATCACGACTCGCAATGAAGCCGTGCTAAAAACTATGGGGGCCACAAAATGGCATCAACTGGCACCCCTATTAGAAAGTGATTCTTGGTCATTGTTCAGTAACATTGCTTTTTGGGAAATTAAAACAGAGGAATGTGCAGCGTTCAAAGAAATTGGCAAAGAAATTGCAAGAAAGTGTGACAGAATACCTCTTATTATAAAAAGAATAGCAAATGCGTTGCGTTTCCTGAGGACCAGAAGGGAGTGGCAGCTTCTGTTGGAGAGTGAAACATGGGATTTTCCAAATGTTACAAGAGGCGTCGTACTTGATCTTCAATTAAGTTATGAAAATATGCCTCCTTACTTGAAGCGTTGCTTTGCCTTTTGCTCTATATTTCCTAAGGATCATGTTATAGAGAGGGATACATTAATCAAGTTGTGGATGGCCCAGGGCTTTCTTCCAGAGGAAAGTGCAGTGATGGAATGTATAGGTGATGGGTATTTTTACGATCTACTAGGGCGATCCTTGTTTGATGCTCCAATAACAGATTGCTTTGGCAATGTCATGCACTGTAAGATGATGGATATTGTTCATGACTTCTTCCAAACTGTCATGAGAGAATGCTATACCGTGAACGTTAAATTTTCAAACAGCATCCCCCTGCATGTGCGCCATGTCTCATTGAAATGTAGTGACGATTTATCAGCAATTCCAGTAAACTTGTGCAAAGCCAAGAATCTGCGCACGCTCCTGTTCATTGGATGGTCAAGAATCACTGTGCTGGCtgatgatttttttgaaaatttcaggtgCCTCAGAGCATTAGATTTGAGTGGTACAAAGTGTTCTTGGCTTCCAATGTCCTTGGAGGACTTGAAACTTTTAAGATACCTAAACTTATCTACCACTCGAATAACAAGGTTGCCTGAATTCATATGCCGACTGTATCTATTGCAAACCTTGAAACTGAACGGGTGCGGCCAACTGTCTGAATTTCCCAAAGAGATGTGGAAGCTTGCAATGCTAAGGCATCTGGAAATTGAAGGTACCTTGTTAATGCACACTTCACCCCATTGGATTGGAAGATTAACTTCCCTTAGAACATTGTCAAAGTTTATTGTTGGGGAAAGGATGGAATGCAGGATTGGGGAACTTAAAAACCTCAATCTCCTCCAAGGAGAGTTAGCAATATACCATTTGGAGAGGGTGTTAAATGAGGACGAAGCCAAGGAAGCAGAACTAATGAATAAGAAATACCTTTGCCTTTTGGAATTGTATGATGGCAATTGTCAGAGAGTGTTACAAGATGATGTAGCAAAGAGGATTGAGGGTGTATTTGAAGGCCTTCGACCTGGCACAAACCTAGAAGAACTGAAAATATCGGGTTACATGGGATTTAAGTTCCCGGGGTGGATAGAAGATGCATCGTTCTCCAACCTAATTAACATTACTCTTCGTGATTGTCATGGGTGTATAAAATTACCAGCACTTGGGACACTACCATCCCTCAAATACCTTACAATAGAAGGAATGGATAGGGTGAAATTCATCGGTCTGGAATTCTATGGGAACAATGATAGTGGAGGCGTAACAAGTGCAGCTGCAGCATTCCCTAAGTTAGAGACACTCGTTTTGGAGGGAATGTATAATTTGATGGAGTGGGTTGGGAGAGAAGATGGAGGAATGCCGTCTCTCCTTGAATTACGTATTGCGAATTGCCCCAGGTTAATGAAAGTGCCATCGTTCCTTCATGGTAAACTGTGGAGAGTAGATCTTGAATCACCAAGAATGTATTGGGCATCATGCGTTTCTGAATCCGTCGAGTGTTTTGCAGTTAAAAAAATCCGGGACATCAGCGTGTTCATCCACCTGCCATTCCCTCACAACCTCAAGTACTTGGTGATAGGAGGGTCAGGTATTCATGGGTTTCCTAATGGGATACAGAAACTCTGTGGGCTCCAGATGCTTCACATTAGACACTGCCATGGACTGACACATCTGCCCAAAGAGCTCAGAGACCTCCGGAACCTTCGCCAACTGAAGATCGTGGACTGTCGATATTTAGAAAAATGGTGTGAAAAATATGCCGAGAACGATCAGCAACAAGCGATGTCACACATCCCTAATATCTGGATCGGCAACCGAGAGATCAAGCGAGATGGGCGAGAAGTCGCTGGACAAGCAAG TGGCGGAACGACATACGGCGCCCAAGGGATTCGGCTATAG